Genomic DNA from Acidimicrobiales bacterium:
CGAGCAGCAGCCACGAGGTCGCCGCCGTCACCGAGGACGCCACGCACGAGGACGCCGATACCGACGCCGATCACGAGGCCGAGGACGACGCCACCGACGAAGAGGCCGACTCGGGCGAAGAGGACGAGGCCGCAGCGGCTGCCGCCGAGGAAGAGGAAGCCGCTGCTGCCGCTGCCGAGGAAGCGGCGAATGCCGGCGCAGCCGCCGCCGTCACGGTCAGCCAGGCCGCCGTCGAGCTCAACGGCACCGTGCCCGATCAGGCCACCGCCGACGCGCTCGTCGCTGCCGCCATCGCCTCGGGCTACACCGAGGATCAGATCACGAACAACCTCGAGATCGCCGAAGGTGCCTCGCCCTATACCTTGACGGTCGACGGCTCGCTGACCAGCGAGGCCGCCGCCGCTTCCCTCGCCACCAACCTGGGCGGCACCGGCGCCGACCTCGGCGCCGACTTCACCTTCGACGACCAGATCGAGGTGACCGCAGCGTCCGATCTCGAAACCGAGCTCAATGCGCTCGTCGCAGCATCGCCGATCCTGTTCAACTCCGGTACCGACGTGATCACCGCCGAGACGGCGCCAGTCGTCGCCCAGGTGGCCGAGCTCCTGATCGCCAGCGACGGCCAACAGGTCGAAGTCGGTGGCCACACCGACAGCCGAGGCGGCGACGCCGGCAACCTGGCCCTCAGCAACGATCGGGCGGCCCGGGTCGTGGCCGAACTCATTGCCCTCGGCGTCGACCCCGACCAGCTGGTGGCCAAGGGCTATGGCGAGACGCAGCTGGTCGAGAACCCCGACGACACCGCCGAGCAGCAGCAGGCCAACCGCCGGATCGAGTTCCGGGTCCTGGGCTGATCCCCACCTGGTGACGGGTCCGGACCGCCGGGCCGACTGATTGATGGTGTCAGGCTGCCGTTTCCGGTCGCTCGGCACCATCATTCGCGTTCGAGGCCACGAGCTCTCGGTCCGCGGGCGGTGCGCCCAACGCTGGGCGATCGGGGCCGATGGCGGTGGTGGATGAAGCGGCGCGCCGATCGCTGACCACGAGATCGACGAGGCCGTAGTCGACTGCGGCCTGGCCTCGCACGATGTAGTCCCGCTCGATGTCACGAGCCACCCGATCACGTGGTTGACCGGTGTGGAGAGCGAGCAGCTCCTCGATGCGCAGACGGGCGTGGCGCATCTCCTCGATCTGGATTTCCATGTCGGTGGTCTGGCCCTGAGCGCCACCGTGGGGCTGGTGGATCAGCACCCGAGAGTTCGGCAGGGTCATTCGCTTGCCCGGCGCACCGGCAGCGAGGAGTACCGCCGACCACGAGGCAGCCTGCCCGACGCAGATCGTCGCCACATCGGGCTGGATGTACTGCATCGTGTCGTAGATCCCGAAGCCGGCCGTGACCGAACCGCCGGGGCTGTTGATGTAGAGCTGGATGTCGGCCTCGGGATTCTGCGACTCCAGGTGCAACAACTGCCCGATGATCAGGTTGGCACTGGCGTCATCGACCTCGGTGCCGAGGAAGATCACTCGATCGGCCAGGAGCCGAGAGTAGAGGTCGTAGGCCCGCTCCCCTCGGCTGGTTTGCTCCACGACGGTGGGGACGAGATAGCTCACATCGACTCCTTGCTTGCGCCACTAATACGCAACTGATTGATTGCGTATCAGTATGCGGGAGGTCGATGCAATGCGCAACTCATTGCTTGCGTGTACGATGCGGCGATGGCCGACCAATCCGACACCCCCACCCCGACTGAGACCGAGCGAGCGATCAGCGAGATCGAGATCGATGCCGACTGCGAGCGGGTCTGGCAGGCGCTCACGACCGACGACGGTCTGAGCGCCTGGTTCGGACCCGACTCGACCATCGATCCGACGGACGGCGGCGCGATCTCGACACCCGACATCGCCACCGGTCGGCCCCGGGTTGGCTACGTCACCGAACTCGAACCCGAGCGCCGCCTCGACTTCGTGTGGTGGCCGACCGATGATCCCGAACAACACTCGTCGGTATCGATCACGCTCACCCCGCGACCAAGCAACGGCTCGAACCCCATCACCATCGTTCGAGTGGTCGAGGAGCGAATCGTGCCCGTGCCCGTCATGGCCTCGGCGCTCGGCACGACTTCGGCGTCTGTCGTGGCCTCGTCCCTCGGCAACTCGGCGTGGGCCTGGCGAGGGGCCATGCTGGCCGTCGGGACGCACGTCGCCCGAGTCTGAGCCGGCCGTGCCCCCGCAACCATCACCGGGGCCGGTCTTCGCGGCGCTCGCCGACCCGACCCGACGCGAGATCTTCGAGACGCTCGCCCGCACCGGCAGCGGCACGGCCACGGCGCTCACGTCGGCCTTCGGCATCAGCCGCCAGGCCATCGCCAAGCACCTCTCACTGCTCAACGAGGCGGGGCTCACCTCGGCCACCCGAGCCGGCCGCGAAACGGTGCACACACCCCAGCTCGAACCTCTGCATGCACTGACCGACTGGGTCGCCGTCGTCGAAGGGGACTGGTCGAGGCGGCTCGGAGCGCTCTCCGACTACGTCACCAAGGCCTGCGAGACCACCTGAGCAGCGCTGCCGGTGCGATGGATTCGTCGCGACTGGTCAAGCCCGACGCGTTCTGCGTCGACATGCACACTATGCGGCGCCCCCTCCTGACCATTGCGGCTCTCCTCGCGACCAGTTGTTCAGCCCTCCCCTCTTCGGGCTCCTCGGCCGACCTGCGCATCGAGGCCGAGGCCCCGACCAGCACAACGACGAACGACCCCGCCCCAACGACCACGACTACCGTCGAGGAAGGCACGGCGGCACCGACTTCGGAGCCGACCAACACATCACCGACGACGCCAGAACCAGCGATGCTGATCACCTTGGTCGAAGACATCGACCCCGGGTTCCTCGGCTCCGACGGCGTCATCGTTGCGGAGTACCCGGCCGATGCGATGCGTTGGCACATGACGCTGGCCTTCGATCCTGCCAGCGGCTTCGCCTACAGCGCCGTCGACGCCGTCGCCGAACCGGGCGATGCCGGATGCTGGGAGATGCTCGTACCCCGATTCGACGAGGAGCTGCTCTCTCGGTCGACGACCGATCGCGCCGACAACTTCGAACCAACCGGCCAGCTGCTCACCCAAGCCGACACGGTCGAGGGAGCTCCTTCGGTCCTCACCCTCGCCGACCTCGAG
This window encodes:
- a CDS encoding OmpA family protein, with the protein product MATDETKRHKADEPDRAGTIDRPSGAGIALADEGDVAFGAMAGIAVISAVLVSMLALAGFFGYQKPSSSHEVAAVTEDATHEDADTDADHEAEDDATDEEADSGEEDEAAAAAAEEEEAAAAAAEEAANAGAAAAVTVSQAAVELNGTVPDQATADALVAAAIASGYTEDQITNNLEIAEGASPYTLTVDGSLTSEAAAASLATNLGGTGADLGADFTFDDQIEVTAASDLETELNALVAASPILFNSGTDVITAETAPVVAQVAELLIASDGQQVEVGGHTDSRGGDAGNLALSNDRAARVVAELIALGVDPDQLVAKGYGETQLVENPDDTAEQQQANRRIEFRVLG
- a CDS encoding ATP-dependent Clp protease proteolytic subunit, with the translated sequence MSYLVPTVVEQTSRGERAYDLYSRLLADRVIFLGTEVDDASANLIIGQLLHLESQNPEADIQLYINSPGGSVTAGFGIYDTMQYIQPDVATICVGQAASWSAVLLAAGAPGKRMTLPNSRVLIHQPHGGAQGQTTDMEIQIEEMRHARLRIEELLALHTGQPRDRVARDIERDYIVRGQAAVDYGLVDLVVSDRRAASSTTAIGPDRPALGAPPADRELVASNANDGAERPETAA
- a CDS encoding SRPBCC domain-containing protein gives rise to the protein MADQSDTPTPTETERAISEIEIDADCERVWQALTTDDGLSAWFGPDSTIDPTDGGAISTPDIATGRPRVGYVTELEPERRLDFVWWPTDDPEQHSSVSITLTPRPSNGSNPITIVRVVEERIVPVPVMASALGTTSASVVASSLGNSAWAWRGAMLAVGTHVARV
- a CDS encoding metalloregulator ArsR/SmtB family transcription factor encodes the protein MPPQPSPGPVFAALADPTRREIFETLARTGSGTATALTSAFGISRQAIAKHLSLLNEAGLTSATRAGRETVHTPQLEPLHALTDWVAVVEGDWSRRLGALSDYVTKACETT